The following are encoded together in the Babesia microti strain RI chromosome II, complete genome genome:
- a CDS encoding hypothetical protein (overlaps_old_locusTagID:BBM_II02835): MNLDNDYTHLSEKAQFAAFDMLSDLIYTISELESRGSVHLSHLNNIRSEITAKFRAIKHIKSLKCCPSVYESLIDKIDLVDFLEASQRVEFDSHILQFSGQGCFAIPRIPPPPEITSEFVSAWNDFFSYKNGPSILKRGKRKKPEHDQFNPIPIDQDERNIQMTDDLSQNLHDAKDDEDIIENSTQGHTLERVGSYKLDDQQNLDLELEVRFKFDLIDNRSALLEWASTCGSNLESIKQLQNWAIKETNQSVSMGNFIKIDSTEVWKWNPPIEQSWTAGANNNLTMDIPLIGNLSSEKMCISHIVELRKLRFGPNRMNSHDTTNESAFENYNLKCDIGTVVNEKRWAFMKNMSLFYNALEGLHRVYKNLNNAALNIVDKEQKMAIEQSMAILSVFEEQYKTVFKDNILFKQFQFIDTKKMRTKKKLLALASMIIATPPCDNGILSTIHGELGSYIQYIKKSKSKKPSNLIVDMTQKSLIKRSCGEMTNTIDCVKNPVCLPVAFPTSLELVTLDLPCEIFSQHKLRVGNSLLYNTDLLLEQLITKSPLFSFTF, encoded by the coding sequence ATGAATCTGGACAACGATTATACACACCTCTCTGAAAAAGCCCAGTTTGCTGCATTCGACATGCTGAGCGACTTAATTTATACGATTTCTGAGTTGGAATCCCGCGGCAGCGTGCATTTATCTCACCTAAATAACATACGTAGCGAGATAACCGCAAAATTCCGCGCCATAAAGCATATTAAAAGCTTAAAGTGCTGTCCAAGCGTGTACGAATCGCTGATTGACAAGATCGACTTGGTCGACTTTTTGGAAGCATCCCAACGGGTGGAATTTGACTCTCACATTCTGCAGTTTAGTGGCCAAGGGTGTTTTGCCATACCTCGAATACCTCCCCCGCCCGAAATAACAAGCGAATTTGTTAGTGCATGGAATGACTTTTTTTCCTATAAAAACGGACCAAGTATATTAAAAAGAGGGAAACGAAAGAAACCAGAACATGATCAGTTCAATCCAATACCTATTGACCAAGATGAAAGGAACATTCAAATGACAGACGACTTATCACAAAACCTACACGACGCTAAAGATGATGAAGATATAATAGAAAATTCAACACAAGGACATACATTAGAACGAGTTGGATCATACAAATTAGACGATCAGCAAAACTTGGATTTGGAGTTGGAAGTGAGGTTCAAGTTTGATCTAATTGATAACAGATCGGCACTCTTGGAATGGGCATCCACTTGTGGTTCAAATTTGGAGagtattaaacaattacaaaattgGGCCATCAAAGAGACAAACCAATCAGTTAGTATGGGAAActttattaaaattgacagTACAGAAGTGTGGAAATGGAATCCACCAATAGAACAATCCTGGACGGCAGGGGCTAACAACAATCTGACAATGGATATACCCCTTATTGGCAATTTATCCAGCGAAAAAATGTGCATTTCACACATCGTAGAATTGAGGAAACTTAGATTCGGTCCAAATCGCATGAATTCTCATGATACAACAAATGAATCCGCTTTTGAGAATTACAATCTAAAATGCGACATTGGAACAGTTGTTAATGAGAAAAGATGGGCttttatgaaaaatatgTCATTATTTTACAACGCATTAGAAGGGTTACATAGGGTATATaagaatttaaataacGCCGCGCTAAATATTGTAGATAAAGAACAGAAGATGGCCATTGAACAATCAATGGCCATCCTATCAGTGTTTGAAGAACAATACAAGACGGTATTCAAggataatattttgttcaaaCAATTCCAATTTATTGACACCAAGAAGATGAGGACAAAGAAGAAGTTGTTGGCCTTGGCTAGTATGATTATTGCCACTCCTCCCTGTGACAATGGCATCTTATCCACTATACATGGAGAATTGGGctcatatatacaatatatcaagAAATCAAAGTCGAAAAAGCCTTCAAATTTGATCGTGGACATGACACAAAAGTCTTTAATCAAGAGAAGTTGTGGGGAAATGACCAACACGATCGACTGCGTAAAAAATCCGGTTTGTTTACCAGTTGCATTCCCTACATCATTAGAACTGGTTACATTGGATTTGCCCTGCGAAATATTCTCTCAGCACAAACTGAGAGTAGGGAACAGTTTACTGTACAATACAGATTTGCTACTAGAGCAACTCATCACCAAGTCACCGCTCTTCTCCTTTACCTTTTGA
- a CDS encoding hypothetical protein (overlaps_old_locusTagID:BBM_II02815;~overlaps_old_locusTagID:BBM_II02820), producing the protein MFKYFRQTCALLKRIDKRTQILSIGAANLIILTILMISGTLIVDTQFEARYNRCISIGKREQTLQEEHNQLMLFLSKTDSPENLDNSVPIPKIDL; encoded by the coding sequence atgttcAAATATTTCAGGCAAACATGTGCATTGCTTAAGAGGATCGATAAAAGGACACAAATACTTTCTATAGGAGCTGCTAATCTCATAATTTTAACCATTTTAATGATCTCTGGAACTCTCATTGTCGATACACAATTCGAAGCTAGGTATAATCGTTGCATTTCGATAGGCAAGAGGGAGCAAACACTGCAAGAAGAGCATAATCAATTGATGCTTTTTTTATCTAAAACAGACTCTCCTGAAAATTTGGACAATTCTGTTCCCATTCccaaaattgatttataa
- a CDS encoding guanylate kinase (overlaps_old_locusTagID:BBM_II02825) produces the protein MLENPSSLAYLPLLIVGPSGVGKGTIIRKLIGTYSSLFSYSISHTTRIPRCNEIHGKHYYFVSNSEFSAIKEAGGFLECVEFCGNNYGTSIAEMNRVRSNKQIPILEIDIAGYVQLLEMNFKMRSIFILPPSLDELRTRLLDRGSDIEETISKRLEIAKNEIEMSEKIFFDSKIVNNSVEKTIQEIDKQLNSWYKDEITKL, from the coding sequence ATGCTTGAAAATCCCTCAAGTCTGGCGTACCTGCCTCTGTTGATTGTGGGACCATCTGGCGTAGGAAAGGGAACTATAATTAGGAAGCTGATTGGGACCTATTCTTCCCTGTTTTCCTATAGCATAAGCCATACCACCAGGATTCCTAGGTGCAATGAAATCCATGGCAAGCACTACTACTTTGTTTCAAATAGCGAATTTTCTGCTATTAAAGAGGCTGGGGGTTTTTTGGAGTGTGTAGAATTCTGCGGAAACAACTATGGAACTAGCATCGCCGAAATGAATCGGGTTAGATCTAACAAACAAATTCCAATACTGGAAATTGACATTGCAGGATATGTACAATTGTTGGAAatgaattttaaaatgagGAGCATTTTCATCCTCCCACCTTCCTTAGATGAACTGCGTACTAGACTTCTTGATAGAGGATCTGATATAGAGGAAACTATATCTAAGAGATTGGAAATCGCCAAAAATGAAATCGAAATGAGcgaaaaaatatttttcgattccaaaattgtaaataactCTGTCGAAAAAACTATCCAGGAGATTGATAAGCAGTTAAATAGCTGGTATAAGGATGAAATAACTAAActttaa
- a CDS encoding 6-phosphofructokinase (overlaps_old_locusTagID:BBM_II02830) has product MASKEEKKPKGLRRVMSVYSRDNQHWLNSVDENKYENYDRSSNLMVDTNMLRRKETLLLSTEPATILPGVKAICKGDLGLKLSDEWLYRNSSTMQINRRNVDLDLPPLLKGKCHVLKEYDSTGECENPDELKEIGKVLSNIIDKKMVLVEPFAVDIPGEMRRIKIGLILSGGPAPGGHCVISGAFDYLKIRNPDSKLIGFIGGIDGFLNNKYEDISSEKIDNYRNMGGFDMLWSGRGRIKNDKDLETAAKIATDLELDGLIIIGGDGSNSNAALLANYFEKLPRKICVVGVPKTIDGDVKSENIEQSFGFDTASRTYSELIGNLCVDATSTRYTWHFVRVMGRSASHLALECAMQTHPNILLVGEEIQENGTSLEEIVHQITDLMIQRMKLGKNFGVILISEGLIEFIPEVKILIQELNEIVNRGQEFDVNLLNKSRKTWEFLPYMIQEQLLLDREASGYIMVAKIATERLLLMLVESYIASEKTDDLKRLNSLKLQFMPHYFGYEGRCAVPSDFDATYCYSLGYNASLLISHDRNGYMSVIRNLAKHYEEWVPMGLPFVSIMHMVDAPAGSDLPKFPAIKRVLVDLNSKMFKAISKARITWALSENYRSPGPLQLKLSNLNATCLEKFSDVPNSIKQTTSLTFDSSSLSNKLVHVSDNLDYMSERKDDVNELISQQRCFSLLNDLDLVCKESTNGTCYSPLQNMRLNYKPNIPPLCKNPNLTMTRNISNGNTIPTDTYTYRQILLNYPHLTSKTSFEIYNVSAIDTPNNSLPKASKVGIVCLSKQYPGIMNVIWGVRERLKNCELYAFQGTAGLINGVYSIIKDEDLKLFRNQGGLGIIYRSRFKSIYPLSDRIAAANTCIKLGLHSLVIMGDSGAISQATLFAEYLLSNNIDINIIGVPVTGSNCLASFGCDNNPIEACVGFDTNAKLYAGLVGNVLTDAASIPKYWHFVKILGRLPSLEVLEVALQTHPNVVIIAEEYGAANKTLFDVVRDIADAVCQRAEIGKNFGTVLIPDHLIFHLPSMKTLIDELRSLYEKIDPGDNLVNHISKLSSWNKALFESFPEYIRKVLYTFDPSEILLENMEIEILLANMVKEELNLRKKKGLYKGNYLSVTHYFGYQGRCSLPTNFDSNLGFAYGHIAGVAVESNVTGVCVGIQGLCTQKVEQWEMFAVPFVRLLRISPDRPEIFSLNDHPRKGELPLVLCSMVNLSGKSFRALKEARGRWVYEDLFCNPGPIQYGEYKVSHNLLLQLEHAEYWNMLALATKLTDKLKKTYRFGVSEDFLRHVLASLSSLLLVANNPGKLISILDDI; this is encoded by the exons ATGGCATCGAAAGAGGAAAAGAAGCCTAAAG GGTTGAGGAGAGTCATGTCGGTATATTCCAGAGACAATCAGCACTGGCTGAATAGTGTGGATGagaataaatatgaaaattatgATAGATCAAGTAACTTGATGGTGGATACAAACATGTTGAGGAGGAAAGAGACCCTTCTGCTATCCACAGAGCCAGCAACCATTTTACCGGGCGTCAAAGCTATTTGTAAAGGAGATTTGGGCCTAAAATTATCTGATGAATGGTTGTACCGCAATTCTAGCACTATGCAAATTAATCGAAGAAATGTGGATTTGGATCTCCCCCCGTTGCTAAAAGGCAAATGCCACGTGTTGAAAGAGTATGATTCAACCGGCGAATGTGAAAATCCCGATGAATTGAAAGAAATTGGTAAAGTTTTAAGcaatattattgataagaAAATGGTTTTAGTTGAGCCATTCGCGGTTGATATTCCTGGAGAGATGAGGAGGATAAAAATCGGCCTAATTTTGAGTGGCGGACCTGCGCCTGGAGGCCACTGTGTCATATCTGGTGCttttgattatttgaaGATTAGAAATCCAGATTCCAAGCTAATCGGATTCATTGGTGGGATAGACGGattcctaaataataagtatGAAGACATAAGTAGCGAAAAGATTGACAACTATCGCAACATGGGAGGGTTTGATATGTTATGGTCGGGGAGAGGGAggattaaaaatgataaagaCTTGGAAACTGCCGCAAAAATTGCCACCGATTTGGAGCTAGATGGGCTGATTATTATTGGAGGGGATGGATCTAATAGTAATGCCGCATTACTAGCCAATTATTTTGAGAAATTACCACGCAAAATATGTGTGGTTGGAGTTCCTAAAACCATTGATGGCGATGTGAAATCGGAAAACATTGAGCAAAGTTTTGGATTTGACACTGCATCTCGCACCTATTCGGAATTGATTGGCAATCTTTGCGTAGATGCCACCAGTACTCGTTATACTTGGCATTTCGTTCGCGTTATGGGCAGAAGCGCCTCGCATTTGGCTCTTGAGTGTGCAATGCAAACACATCCTAACATTTTGTTGGTGGGCGAAGAGATCCAGGAAAATGGCACCAGTTTGGAAGAGATTGTACACCAAATTACCGACTTGATGATCCAGCGAATGAAGTTGGGCAAAAATTTTGGTGTGATACTAATATCCGAAGGTCTGATAGAGTTTATCCCGGAggttaaaattttaatacaagagctaaatgaaattgtcaatagAGGACAAGAATTCGACGTAAATCTTCTCAATAAGAGTCGCAAGACTTGGGAATTTTTGCCATATATGATACAAGAGCAACTGCTACTGGACAGGGAAGCTTCTGGATATATAATGGTCGCTAAAATAGCAACGGAGAGGCTCTTACTAATGCTGGTAGAATCTTATATTGCTTCGGAGAAAACGGATGATTTAAAACGGTTAAATTCTCTAAAACTCCAATTCATGCCTCACTACTTCGGGTACGAGGGAAGATGCGCTGTTCCAAGTGATTTTGACGCCACTTATTGTTATTCGTTGGGTTACAATGCCAGTTTACTAATTTCTCACGACAGGAATGGATATATGAGTGTGATAAGGAATTTGGCGAAGCACTACGAAGAATGGGTTCCTATGGGCCTTCCATTTGTGTCAATTATGCACATGGTTGACGCACCTGCTGGGTCAGATTTGCCGAAATTTCCTGCTATAAAGCGGGTCCTTGTAGATCTCAATTCCAAGATGTTCAAGGCAATTTCCAAAGCACGAATAACATGGGCTTTATCCGAAAATTATCGCTCTCCCGGACCATTGCaactaaaattatcaaatttaaatgcCACTTGTTTGGAAAAATTTAGTGATGTACCTAATAGTATTAAACAAACTACATCGTTGACCTTTGACTCATCATCATTAAGCAATAAGTTGGTTCACGTATCCGACAATTTGGATTATATGAGTGAAAGGAAAGATGATGTCAATGAACTTATTTCTCAGCAGCGATGTTTTTCCCTCTTAAATGACTTGGATCTTGTTTGCAAAGAATCTACAAATGGGACCTGCTACTCGCCATTACAGAATATGCGATTGAATTACAAGCCAAACATACCCCCTTTGTGCAAAAATCCAAACTTGACTATGACTAGAAACATATCTAACGGTAATACCATACCTACAGatacatatacataccGACAGATATTACTCAATTACCCTCATTTGACCTCAAAAACTTCCTTTGAGATATACAATGTTTCGGCGATTGATACTCCAAACAATTCATTGCCCAAAGCTTCAAAGGTGGGAATTGTGTGCTTGTCTAAGCAATATCCGGGCATAATGAACGTTATTTGGGGCGTAAGAGAGCGATTGAAAAATTGCGAATTATATGCATTTCAAGGGACCGCTGGTCTCATAAATGGAGTATATTCTATTATTAAGGATGAAGATCTTAAATTGTTCAGGAATCAGGGCGGATTAGGCATTATCTACAGATCAAGATTCAAGTCAATATACCCACTTTCAGACAGAATTGCAGCGGCAAATACCTGCATCAAATTGGGTTTACACTCTTTAGTAATAATGGGAGACTCAGGTGCAATTTCCCAGGCTACACTGTTTGCTGAATATCTATTATCCAACAACATTGATATAAACATCATTGGCGTCCCGGTAACTGGATCCAATTGTTTGGCTTCCTTCGGTTGCGACAACAATCCAATAGAAGCTTGCGTTGGATTCGACACAAATGCTAAGTTGTACGCGGGGCTAGTAGGCAACGTTTTAACGGACGCTGCTAGCATTCCAAAATATTGGcattttgtcaaaatacTTGGCCGTTTACCAAGTTTGGAAGTGTTAGAAGTTGCGTTGCAAACACATCCAAATGTTGTTATTATTGCTGAGGAATATGGAGCTGCCAACAAAACATTATTTGACGTAGTACGGGATATTGCGGATGCCGTTTGTCAAAGGGCAGAAATAGGCAAAAATTTCGGTACCGTTTTGATACCGGATCATCTAATTTTCCACCTACCTAGTATGAAGACCCTAATTGACGAGTTACGCTCCTTGTACGAGAAAATTGACCCTGGAGATAATCTAGTGAACCATATATCAAAGTTATCCAGTTGGAATAAAGCACTTTTCGAATCGTTCCCTGAATATATTCGCAAAGTGTTATACACCTTTGACCCCTCGGAGATTTTGTTGGAGAATATGGAAATTGAGATACTGCTGGCAAATATGGTCAAAGAGGAGTTGAACCTTAGGAAGAAGAAAGGGTTATATAAAGGCAATTACTTATCCGTAACGCATTATTTTGGTTATCAAGGGCGCTGCTCCCTACccacaaattttgattcaAATCTTGGATTTGCATATGGACATATTGCAGGTGTAGCAGTAGAATCCAATGTAACAGGAGTTTGTGTTGGAATTCAAGGGTTATGTACGCAGAAGGTGGAACAGTGGGAAATGTTTGCTGTGCCATTTGTACGCCTTTTACGCATTTCCCCAGATCGACCGGAAATATTCAGTCTAAATGATCATCCTAGGAAAGGCGAATTACCACTAGTGCTATGCTCAATGGTAAATTTATCGGGGAAATCTTTTAG AGCATTGAAGGAGGCACGCGGCAGATGGGTATATGAGGATCTTTTCTGTAACCCAGGACCGATCCAATATGGCGAATACAAAGTTtcacataatttattactgCAGCTAGAACACGCAGAGTATTGGAACATGTTAGCTTTGGCGACAAAGTTGACTGATAAACTTAAGAAGACTTACCGTTTTGGAGTTTCTGAGGATTTCCTCCGACACGTACTTGCATCACTGTCCAGCTTGTTGTTGGTAGCTAACAACCCAGGGAAGCTCATATCTATCTTAGAcgatatataa
- a CDS encoding hypothetical protein (overlaps_old_locusTagID:BBM_II02815;~overlaps_old_locusTagID:BBM_II02820) — protein sequence MSVLILPKITNNDAIYGEIIESTIGYNKSARKRNLVYGITTRSLPHPKYVNIPLTNIISEPDGQNDHKYIVSNLKDYADTLICLMVAVKLNPGEIIIIISPSQEHKLLHPFVHWSLKFKSKPLVYCISSGHKYRDSHIKNNNCSQTEYMKIVEKVEDIQHDVLIRTSNIGVPCVIILPPTEFKYPVSQSSVHRISLSILGVAGKLVWLEEIGQIDSCECQCVFSKNLTISFYNSDVIWKSGTHSKICQYAIKESVNYLTYVRNKN from the exons atgTCTGTACTTATTTTGCCAAAAATCACAAATAATGATGCTATATATg gagAAATTATAGAATCTACCATTGGTTATAATAAAAGTGCTCGTAAAAGAAATTTGGTTTATG GAATCACTACTCGGTCTCTACCTCATccaaaatatgtaaatattccATTAACTAACATAA TATCGGAACCAGATGGTCAAAATgatcataaatatatcgTTTCTAATTTAAAAGATTATGCAGACACTCTAATAT GTTTGATGGTTGCTGTTAAATTAAACCCAGGagaaattataattataatctCCCCATCACAA GAACATAAATTACTTCATCCATTTGTTCATTGGAGTCTGAAGTTTAAATCTAAGCCTTTAGTTTATTGCATTTCATCGGGCCATAAATATCGGGATTCTCACattaaaaacaataattgTTCACAAACAGAATACATGAAAATTGTTGAAAAGGTTGAGGATATTCAACATGATGTTTTGATTAGGACTTCAAATATTGGCGTTCCTTGTGTGATCATATTGCCTCCAACCGAATTTAAATACCCAGTATCT CAAAGCTCGGTGCATAGAATCAGTTTATCTATTCTAGGGGTTGCTGGAAAACTTGTTTGGTTGGAGGAAATCGGACAAATTGATTCATGTGAATGTCAGTGtgttttttcaaaaaatctTACCATTTCATTTTACAACAGTGATGTTATATGGAAAAGCGGAACACATTCTAAAATCTGTCAATATGCTATTAAAGAATCTGTGAATTATCTAACCTATGTTAGAAATAAAAACTAA
- a CDS encoding BmGPI8, Sexual stage antigen, Pfam s48/45 (overlaps_old_locusTagID:BBM_II02810): MSLLVSLRFLVLSALLTRANANLGVFNKEKIADDGHVYGIVAKYYNNVPQLSAGSCVFVSDKYLDYKICEMDLFVGESVVIQCEQRAHSKNILYLTKEPLYLSTKYRESLLTKHKKILLSSYIEKIKPNIKITELKKFGYTATLLQWPWDGTEPNNQYDLNFNCVREHTNKKFTTKLSTIKIRLMPSPKYRESTSYLHLKNIINPESSDMIRYYKHLTYGQDLKIVGKNIELVSYTSNGTKDKNTLHNADSDIIFNSKESKSFIGSGIDHRYVTLTDTSATVNLKNPKNIFGNDERNIIHIIVGYKTIMPESVKSLSIILYLYAPTYYSRLSVCGEIDGSFDNTKRGVSNLGNTCYIDPNITQTIALHCDEENSLIPSEDLNIWKNQDNEDIHLSDIIKIESIKKISPSLTVIDYSPLVNDLNGFKYMDNHEMYMRSVTSLCKAKNTEIDSESSHGEQARFIFANMHINDFENDPEFIETNRYETFLYPEGHVQITCPKFNEKETQVGPNVKDKIYIKDDSSKEFKLKIVDISEISTGLKRILNGHTTKLIHSSHNEIKGELYDFYLTCVNSDESDPNKFIGLTRIVLMDKPLPMANGMIDYTKINEIKKGEISFWSIPNLNETNIKIDCSKFFQQKENLKIDIYPNKWNTIILDRPNKKWTPEIAITANFGHSFLSNGFFIGQNSKNTNIISAHINDHATLISQYKIPFYYVCIASTTSAPVENKKKSIDADTSKKITKEPEDDDKAEVLPGNLSATGDSIAVFEWIPPVIYKKIKGCGIDTKYFIDDYGKNYNSKSCTFDITNRDLYGDPIAFHCPTSVYQKNPIKCYDRSSLIDSIFHTKKEVSIFGDPVNKNEARSLWYVVRENFRKPDPSYNGYVTVDCFCYDENENIISSISITNNAKFIVFNVSFVSLITLSLILIG, translated from the coding sequence ATGAGTTTGTTAGTTAGCCTACGTTTTCTTGTCCTATCGGCTCTGCTAACCCGGGCAAATGCTAATTTAGGAGTTTTCAATAAAGAAAAGATAGCTGATGATGGACATGTTTATGGAATTGTTGCAAAATATTACAACAACGTTCCACAGCTTTCAGCTGGTTCGTGTGTATTTGTTTCTGATAAATATCTagattataaaatatgcgAAATGGATTTGTTTGTTGGAGAATCTGTTGTAATTCAGTGTGAGCAACGTGCGCACAGTAAAAATATCTTGTATTTAACAAAAGAACCATTATACCTATCTACAAAATACAGAGAATCCCTTTTAACTAAACAtaagaaaatattattatcttcATACATAGAAAAAATCAAACCgaatattaaaataacGGAGCTGAAGAAATTTGGTTACACAGCAACTCTACTTCAATGGCCATGGGATGGAACTGAGCCTAATAACCAATACGATTTAAATTTCAACTGTGTACGTGAACATaccaataaaaaatttactacaaaattatctacTATAAAAATTAGATTAATGCCTTCCCCTAAATATAGAGAGTCTACAagttatttacatttaaaGAACATAATAAATCCCGAATCCAGCGATATGATAAGATATTATAAGCATTTAACGTATGGGCAAGATTTAAAGATTGTAGGTAAAAACATTGAGCTAGTTAGTTATACCAGTAACGGAACAAAAGACAAAAATACTCTTCATAACGCTGATTCcgatataatttttaattctaAAGAATCAAAATCGTTTATAGGTTCGGGAATCGACCACAGATATGTCACTTTAACCGATACGTCTGCAactgtaaatttaaaaaaccctaaaaatattttcgGAAATGACGAGAGAAATATAATCCATATTATCGTTGGttataaaacaattatgCCTGAGTCAGTAAAATCATTAAGTATCATTTTATATCTATATGCTCCAACATATTATTCTAGGTTAAGCGTATGCGGGGAAATTGATGGCTCTTTTGATAATACGAAAAGAGGAGTCTCAAATTTAGGCAATACATGTTATATTGATCCAAATATAACGCAGACAATAGCTTTGCATTGCGATGAAGAGAATAGTTTGATTCCATCTGAAgatttgaatatttggaaaaatcAAGATAATGAAGATATCCATCTTtctgatattattaaaattgagtCAATCAAAAAGATATCCCCTTCTCTAACAGTAATAGACTATTCACCTCTCGTAAATGATCTAAATGGATTCAAGTATATGGATAACCATGAAATGTACATGCGCAGTGTTACATCTTTGTGCAAAGCAAAAAATACAGAAATTGACTCCGAAAGTTCCCATGGAGAACAAGCGAGATttatatttgcaaatatgcatataaatgattttgaaaatgatcCAGAATTCATTGAAACTAATAGGTATGAAACATTTCTATATCCTGAAGGACATGTTCAAATTACCTGTCCTAAGTTTAATGAAAAAGAGACCCAAGTCGGACCAAATGTAAAGGACAAGATATATATCAAAGATGATAGTAGTAAAGAATTTAAACTTAAAATTGTGGATATCAGTGAGATATCCACTGGTCTCAAAAGAATACTAAATGGTCatacaacaaaattaatacattcTTCCcataatgaaattaaaggtgaattatatgatttttatttaacatGCGTTAATAGTGATGAGTCAGATcctaacaaatttatcggTTTAACAAGAATAGTTTTGATGGATAAACCTTTACCTATGGCTAATGGAATGATTGATTATACTAAAatcaatgaaattaaaaaagGAGAGATATCCTTCTGGTCAATACCAAATTTGAACGAGACTAACATTAAAATAGACTGCtccaaattttttcagCAAAAAGAAAATCTAAAAATCGATATTTACCCAAATAAATGGAATACTATTATTTTGGATAGGCCAAATAAAAAATGGACACCTGAAATTGCAATTACTGCAAATTTCGGACATTCTTTTTTATCAAACGGATTTTTCATTGGACAAAATAGTAAAAACACGAACATCATAAGTGCACATATCAATGATCATGCAACTCTAATATCTCAATACAAAATTCCATTCTACTATGTGTGTATCGCCAGTACTACTTCAGCACCTGtagaaaataaaaaaaaatcaatagaTGCAGATACATCTAAAAAAATCACAAAAGAACCCgaagatgatgataaaGCTGAAGTTTTACCTGGAAATCTTAGTGCTACTGGAGATAGCATAGCAGTATTTGAGTGGATACCACCtgtcatatataaaaaaatcaaaggTTGCGGTATAGACACAAAATACTTTATAGATGATTATGGAAAGAATTACAATAGTAAATCATGTACTTTTGATATCACGAATCGTGATTTGTACGGAGATCCCATTGCTTTTCATTGTCCTACGTCTGTTTATCAAAAGAATCCAATTAAATGCTACGATAGATCAAGTCTTATTGATAGCATCTTCCATACTAAAAAGGAAGTCTCAATATTTGGAGACCCtgttaataaaaatgaagcTAGATCGTTATGGTATGTCGTTAGGGAGAATTTTAGAAAACCAGATCCATCATACAACGGTTACGTCACAGTAGATTGTTTTTGCTATGATGAGAATGagaatataatttcatcaatatcaataacaaataatgcaaaatttatcGTATTTAATGTATCATTCGTATcattaataacattatcaCTTATACTAATtggataa